Within the Nocardioides humi genome, the region CCAGGAGACCCGCCGCCTGCTCGACCGGCTCTACGGCTACGAGGTCTCCCCGGTGCTGTGGCGCAAGGTGATGTCCGGCCTGTCCGCGGGCCGCGTGCAGTCGGTCGCGACCCGGCTCGTGGTCGACCGCGAGAAGGACCGGATGGCCTTCAAGGTCGCCTCCTACTGGGACCTCGAGGGCACCTTCGACGCCGGCAGCAAGCACGACCAGCGGATGTTCCCCGCCAAGCTGTACTCCGTCGACGGCACCCGGGTCGCGTCCGGCACCAACTTCGGGCCCGACGGGCAGCTCAAGGCCCGCGCCGACGTCGTCCACCTGGACCAGCGCCGCGCCCAGGGCCTCGTCGCGGCCCTCGCCGACACGGCGTACGACGTCCGGTCGGTCGAGGCCAAGCCGTACCGCCGCTCGCCGTACCCGCCCTTCCGCACCACCACGCTCCAGCAGGAGGCCAGCCGCAAGCTCGGCATGAGCGCCTCGGTGACCATGTCGGTCGCGCAGCGGCTGTACGAGAACGGCTTCATCACCTACATGCGGACCGACAGCACCACGCTGTCGGGCAGCGCGATCGGCGCGGCGCGCTCGCAGGTGCAGGAGCTGTACGGCGGCGAGTACCTCCCCGACGCGCCCCGCACCTACGCCAGCAAGGTCAAGAACGCCCAGGAGGCGCACGAGGCGATCCGGCCCGCCGGCGACTCCTTCCGCACCCCCGCCCAGACCGGGCTCACCGGCGACCAGTTCCGGCTCTACGAGCTGATCTGGATGCGCACCGTCGCCTCGCAGATGAAGGACGCCGTCGGCCAGTCGGTCACGATCCGGCTCGGCGGCGCGGCCGCGACGGGCGAGGACGTGGTGTTCTCCGCCTCCGGCCGCGTCATCACCTTCCACGGCTTCCTCAAGGCCTACGTCGAGGGCACCGACGACAACGCCGCGAAGGACGACCAGGAGACCCGGCTGCCCAACCTGGCCGAGGGCGACCCGGTGTCCGCGGCCTCGCTGAGCGCCAACGGCCACGAGACGAAGCCGCCGGCCCGCTACACCGAGGCCACGCTGATCAAGGAGCTCGAGGACCGCGAGATCGGCCGGCCCTCGACGTACGCCTCGATCATCGGGACGATCCTCAACCGCGGCTACGTCTACAAGAAGGGCACGGCCCTGGTGCCGGCCTGGATCGCCTTCTCGGTGATCCGGCTGCTGCAGGAGCACTTCACCCGGCTGGTCGACTACGACTTCACCGCCGGCATGGAGGACGTCCTCGACGACATCGCCCGCGGCGAGAAGAGCCGGGTCGCCGAGCTGACGGAGTTCTACTACGGCTCCGACAAGCTGGCCGGCCTCAAGCGGCTGGTCGAGGACCTCGGCGACATCGACGCCAAGGAGCTGGCCACCTTCCCGGTCGGTGACCCGGAGGACGGGATCCAGCTGCGGGTGGGCAAGTACGGGCCCTACCTCGAGGGGCCGGGCGACGACGGCACGGCCTTCGCCAAGCGGGCCAACGTGCCCGACGACCTGCCGCCCGACGAGCTGACCGCCGAGAAGGCGGTCGAGCTGCTCGCCAACCCCGCTGGCGAGGAGATCGACCTCGGCATCCACCCGGAGACCGGCCTGCAGGTCGTGGCGAAGAACGGCCGGTTCGGGCCGTACGTCACCGAGGTGCTGCCCGAGGACGCCCCACAGCGTGGAAAGAAGGGGGCCGCGAAGCCCCGGACCGGCTCGCTGTTCAAGTCGATGTCGCTCGACACGGTCACCCTCGAC harbors:
- the topA gene encoding type I DNA topoisomerase; amino-acid sequence: MAHKLVIVESPAKARTIGGYLGDGFVVESSIGHIRDLPNNAADTPAKIKDKPWGRLAIDVDNDFEPYYVVPRDKKSHISKLKSLLKDADELFLATDEDREGEAIAWHLLDELKPKNIPVKRMVFHEITKAAIQEAAANPRELDMDLVEAQETRRLLDRLYGYEVSPVLWRKVMSGLSAGRVQSVATRLVVDREKDRMAFKVASYWDLEGTFDAGSKHDQRMFPAKLYSVDGTRVASGTNFGPDGQLKARADVVHLDQRRAQGLVAALADTAYDVRSVEAKPYRRSPYPPFRTTTLQQEASRKLGMSASVTMSVAQRLYENGFITYMRTDSTTLSGSAIGAARSQVQELYGGEYLPDAPRTYASKVKNAQEAHEAIRPAGDSFRTPAQTGLTGDQFRLYELIWMRTVASQMKDAVGQSVTIRLGGAAATGEDVVFSASGRVITFHGFLKAYVEGTDDNAAKDDQETRLPNLAEGDPVSAASLSANGHETKPPARYTEATLIKELEDREIGRPSTYASIIGTILNRGYVYKKGTALVPAWIAFSVIRLLQEHFTRLVDYDFTAGMEDVLDDIARGEKSRVAELTEFYYGSDKLAGLKRLVEDLGDIDAKELATFPVGDPEDGIQLRVGKYGPYLEGPGDDGTAFAKRANVPDDLPPDELTAEKAVELLANPAGEEIDLGIHPETGLQVVAKNGRFGPYVTEVLPEDAPQRGKKGAAKPRTGSLFKSMSLDTVTLDDAVKLLALPRVVGADPASGEEITAQNGRYGPYLKKGSDSRSLTSEDQIFGITLDEALKIYAQPKQRGRAAAAPPLKELGNDPVSGQPVVVKAGRFGEYVTDGEYNATLRKDDSVQDITLERAAELLAERRAKGPAKKAAKRGAKKTAAKKTAKKAPAKKTAAKKAAKKA